One Natrinema sp. DC36 genomic window, AGCCCCTCGTATATCAGGCAGTTCGTGACGGTGGTGTCGTTCGTGTCGTATCCTACCGAGAGACACTCGTCGACGCCCCACGAGGCGCTGACGTGGTCGACGACGTTGTTCGTCGTGCCGTCGGCGGTGTTGAACGAGTCGTTGCTCTGAATGTCGCCGTCGGAGCCGGGACCGACGCGCGATCTGATATGCTGGACGACGCAGTCGTCGGCGTCGACCTGAACCTGCCCCTTGACGAAGGTGATCCCCGGCGAGGGAGCGGTCTGGCCGGCGACCCAGCAGTTGTCCTCGGTGATCGCGAGCGAGTCGCCCCCCAGATCGATCGTCCCTGAGGTCTCGAAGACGATCAGTCGCGGACCGCTGGTCTGGAACGCGTCCTCGACGGCGCTGCGAGTCGGTTCGGTTACCGTGATCACCTGGACCCCGTCGTCGAACCACGACGTGTCTGCGAAGCCGGCGTCGAGGCCGAACGCCGAGGTGGTGTCGCCGCCCCCGCCGTCGCCGTCGTCACCGCCGTTTCCACCGTCGCCGCCGGAGAGGTTCTCGAGGTCGAAACGCTGGTTGTCGTTGCCGTAGTCCTCCCAGGTGAGAACGTCCGCGCCGTCCCCGGTCGACCGGCCTTCGACGTCCACGACGAGCCCGGTCTGAACGTTCTCGATCCTGTAGTGGCCGTCGCTGTCCCGGACGACTTCCCAGCGCTGCCGGTCGGTGTCCGACCACCCGTGCTGGACGCAGGAAGCGCCGTTATCGCCGCCAGTTCCCTCGACGTCCAGTACTTTGTCGCTGTTGACGTTACCGATCCGGTAGACGTTGCCCGAGAGGTGTTCGAACCGCCAGCGCTGGTTGTCGTCCCCGTCCCAGCTCTGTTGCTGGACGTTCGCACCGTCAGCGGTTGAACCGCCTGCCAGGTCCAGCGACTTCCCGCTGTGAACCGGCGTGATGCGGTAGACGGCGCCGTCTTCGACGCCGGACGCCTCGGCCGCTCCTGTCCCGGAGAAGCCGGCCAATGCGCCGAGTGCTATTCCTGTCGATCCGACTGCCTTCTTCAAATATGATCTCCGATAGTGTGTCATTAATAGACACCAGTTCTAGAGCATACATTATACAATATAAATCTTTGTCACACAAGTACTGTTACAAACTGGCGGACGAAACTCCCGTTTCGGCGACATCGCACAGCGCATCCAGATGGATTCTGACGATCCGTTGATCGTACCGCTGACGGCTCCCGTCGGCGCAGTCGACCCGATGCGACCGGACTACGGGACCGATATTTTGATGGTGTCCCCGAAAGGGCTAGACGTATGGACGTACTGATGACCGGCGTGTACGGCCGGTGTGGAACCGCAGTTATCGACCGCCTTCACGAGGACCCAGAGTACGACTTCACGTACTTCAATCGCTCCGACCGTTCCGAGGGCGAACCTTACGGCGAACTGGACACCGTCGTCGCGGACATCTCGGACAAGGAAGCGCTCGAGTCCGCCGCCGAGGGACAGGACGCGATGGTTCACATGGCGGCCTACCCCTACACGGACGGCGAGTGGTCCGATATTTTCGAGCCGAACATTATCGGGATGTACAACGCGCTCGAGGCGGCTCGCGAGCAGGAACTGGAGTCGTTCGTGTTCATCTCCTCGAATCACGTGATGGGGCTGTACGAACTCGACAACGCCCCCGAGATCTACTACCCGGACCACGACCTCGTCGTGGACCACACGGACCCGGTCCGGCCGGACTCCTACTACGGCGCGTCCAAGGCCTTCGGCGAGGACCTCGGTCGCTACTACGTCGAGCAACACGAGTACCCCAAACAGTTCTACGCGCTCCGCGTGTGTAGCGTCCGGATGCCCGAATACGACCACCCCTACGGCGACGCCGAGAAGGGCGTCGATGACGGGGAGTTCGAGCGCGGGAGCGAGGAGTACGAGCACACCGTCGCCCGCATGAAGGCCATGTGGCAGTCCCGCCGGGACTTCGCCCATCAGGTCGAGTGCTGTCTGGACGACGACGACGTTGAGTTCGGCATCTTCAGCGGCGTCAGCGACAACCACCGCCGGTGGTACGACCTCGAACACGCGCGCTCACGAATCGGCTACGATCCACAGGACGACGGCGAAGAGTGGGACGCGCCGCCGGAGTAACGACGGTCTCCGGTGTCCCCCTCCGTTCGACGGAGGACGGGGCGTCGTCTGCACGGCCCTCGAGACGGGAGTTCCGGTTCGGAAGCCGCGCGCCATTGCGTCGAAAGGTTTAGACCCTCTCGAGCGGATCGATTCCACATGGACTGCATCGGCGAGACCGGCAGTGTACGCTCTCGGGTGACTCGATGACGATCAACAGCGACTGGGGCGAGTGGTGGGCCCGCGAGGAACTCTACGAACCGTCGATAACAGGCGTTTCGCTGTGGTTCCTCGGCGTGACCGGCTGGGCGATCAGGACGCCCGAGACGACGATTTTCATCGATCCCTACTTCAGCACCGAACGGGACCGCGAGTACGTCGCCCGGATGCCGCCGGTGCCGATGGAACCCCAGTGGGCCGAAGCCTGCGACGCCGTGTTCTGTACGCACGACCACCGCGACCACTTCTGGCCCCCCTCGTTCGGTCCACTGCTGGACCACGGGGGATCGGTCCACGCGCCGCCAGAGTGTTACGATAATCACGACGTCAGCGAGATTCCGGCAGAGCAGCGGGAGGTCGCCGAACCCGGCGACACCTACGTGATCGGCGATCTGACGATCCGCGTTCGGGACGGCCGCGACCCCGACGCCGACGGGAGCGTCACCTACGTGCTCGAACACGAGGAGGGAACCATCTTCCACGGCGGCGACAACCGGCCTTGCGAGGCGTTCCGCGACGTCGGCGAGGAGTTCGACATCGACATGGGCATGCTCTCCTACGGGACCAGCGGTCGCATCGTGATGGACGGCGAAGTCAAGCGTCGGAAACTGTACAACGACGCTCAGGACGTCGTCGAGGCCGCCAACGCCCTCGAGATCGATCGGCTAGTCCCAACCCACTGGCGGCGCTGGCGGTCGATCCAGGCCGATCCCGGCGCGCTCTCGAAGGCCGCGACGACCTTCGAGTACCCCCGCGTGATCGAGGAGATCGAGGTCGGCGACCGCCTCCGACTCGACCGACCCGGGATCGTCCCGCCGGCCCGTCTCGACGGGTAGTGAGCGGTCGCCTCTCGCGAAGTCAGCGGTTTCGCGGCGATTCAGCCTCGAGACCGCTTCGTTTCAGAGTTATCGAAGCGACTACCGGTAGCGTAGCTTCGGGAGAGTAGTCGGAGTCCCGGCGATCGCTGCGAGGCCCTTCTGACGAGATCGATTTGCGTCACTGACCGCCATCGATCACACGAGAGCCGTTCGATCAGCGCTCACGCGCTGGTCGCTACTGCGAGACTATCATCTCACACCGTGACGGACGAGTCGAAGCAGCGATCGACGAAAAACGGAACGAGTGCTATGGGACGGGTCGACGGTGATCGGCTAGTAGTTCCGGTACACCGTCTTCGTCGACGTGAAGAAGTCGAGACCGGCGTCGCCCTGCTCTCGGTAGGTGTTCGTCGAGGACTGCTTGTAGCCGCCGAAGGGAACGTGGAGTTCCAGCCCCGTCGTCTTCTCGTTGACTTTCGCCACGCCCGCCTCGATGCGGTCGACGAACTCGCCGGCCTCGTTGAGGTCCTCCGTGACGATCGAGGCGGAGAGACCGTAGTCGACGTCGTTGGCCACCGCGAGCCCCTCCTCGAAGTCGCTCACCTTACTGACGGCGAGCACCGGACCGAACACCTCTTCCTGTGCGATTCGCATGTCGTTTTCCACGTCGGCGAAGACGGTCGGATCGACGAAGTAGCCGTCGGCGTACTCGCCGTCAGTGAGCTCCTCGCCGCCGGTGACCAGCTTCGCACCCTCGTCCTTCGCGATGTCGATGTACTCGAGAGTGCCATCGAGTTCGCTCTCCGAAACGTGAGGGCCCATATCGGGGTCGTCCATACCCGACCCGATCTCGATTGACTCGGCGTACTCGACGATGGCTCCGACGAACTCGTCGTAGACGTCCTCGTGGACGATGGCTCGAGAGGCCGCGGTACACGACTGGCCGGTCGTCCCGAACGCGCCGACGCCGAGAATCTCCGCCGCTTCCTCGATGTCCGCACTCGGCATCACGACCGTCGGGTTCTTCCCGCCCATTTCGGCCTGAACGCGCGTGAGGTCCTCCGCTGCGGTCTGGGCGACGGACGTCCCAACAGCAGTGCTACCGGTGAAGGAGACGCCGTCGATGTCCTCGTGGCCGGCGATCGGGCCGCCGACCTCTGAACCGGATCCAGTGACGAGGTTCGCTGCGCCGTCGGGGAGTCCCGCTTCGTCGAGGCATTCGAAGACGATGCGCACGACGTTGGGTGCCGCGGAGGCGGGCTTGAGAACTGCAGTGTTTCCGGCCGCGAGCGCCGGTGCGAGTTTCCACGCCGGAATGGCGATGGGGTAGTTCCACGGCGTGATGAGCCCCACCGTTCCGAGGGGTTCGCGTTTGGTGTACAGGTCCTTGTCCTGGCCGCTCGGGGATTTCACCGTACCGCCGATGTCGCGGGTCTTCTGTGCGTAGTAGTAGAAGATATCGATGGCGCGCTGGACCTCGCCGCTCGCTTCGGAGTAGGTCTTCCCCTCCTCCCGGACCAGCGTCTCCGTCGCCTCCTCCTTGCGCGCTTCGAGGCGCTTCGCGGTGCTGTTGAGAACCGCGCCGCGTTCCGGGCTCGGCATGTTCGCCCACTCATCCTGTGCCGCGACGGCCGCGTCGATGGCCTCCTCGGCGTCAGCCGTCGTCGAGGCCTGGAAGTGCCCGACTATTTCGTCGCTATCGGCCGGGTTCCGTACTGCGAACGTCTCCCCAGCCGTTGATTCGATCCACTCTCCGCCAACGTAGTTGTTGTACGTCTCCGTCATCGTACCCATTGTTGACTCTCCTGGGTAGTAATATTTGGGAAACCGTTTTCGCTGTCGAGCCGACAGCCCAACTGATTTATACTGGTATTCTGTAACAGGTGATAATGGGAACCACACAATCGGACACCGAGACCGACGTGGATACTAGAACAGACCCGACCGACTCCGCATACGAGCCGCCGAAGGGAATCGGCGGCGCCGTTCGCAATTCGGTGCTGCTCAAGATCGCGATCGGCGGCGTGCTGTTCGTCCTCATTGGTGCCTTTCTCGATTCCGGCATCCTCGTCCCCACGGGCGAGCTCTGGAGCATTTGGGCGGCGATCTTCGCCACGTGGGGCGCCGGACTCATCCTCGCCGGACTCGTCGGGTACGGCTTCCTCTGGTGGAAGCGTTCCTGAACCATCGGCTCTTTTTCCGATTCCACGTCGCATTCACCGTCGGACGAGCTGGGAAACGCCGTTCTCGTTCGACTCCCGCGTCAGCGACACCCCCTCGAACTTTCGGAG contains:
- a CDS encoding RICIN domain-containing protein, which encodes MKKAVGSTGIALGALAGFSGTGAAEASGVEDGAVYRITPVHSGKSLDLAGGSTADGANVQQQSWDGDDNQRWRFEHLSGNVYRIGNVNSDKVLDVEGTGGDNGASCVQHGWSDTDRQRWEVVRDSDGHYRIENVQTGLVVDVEGRSTGDGADVLTWEDYGNDNQRFDLENLSGGDGGNGGDDGDGGGGDTTSAFGLDAGFADTSWFDDGVQVITVTEPTRSAVEDAFQTSGPRLIVFETSGTIDLGGDSLAITEDNCWVAGQTAPSPGITFVKGQVQVDADDCVVQHIRSRVGPGSDGDIQSNDSFNTADGTTNNVVDHVSASWGVDECLSVGYDTNDTTVTNCLIYEGLYDPYGDGSDHNYGSLIGDGADNVTLAGNVWAKVRGRVPRLKSETRSVLANNVMYFFNESVNMDGDTEASLVGNYFIPQDLGDTVIEDGNAYLEDNVTDPSSTPLTGGTAELSSRPLWPSGLDAMGSSSVESHNLSAAGARPADRTANDSRVVDEIERRAGDAYTDSPYDYWVAHPDDVGGYPSLSENTRSLNPPSNGLREWVDQWALAVEDPNASPP
- a CDS encoding NAD(P)-dependent oxidoreductase, whose amino-acid sequence is MDVLMTGVYGRCGTAVIDRLHEDPEYDFTYFNRSDRSEGEPYGELDTVVADISDKEALESAAEGQDAMVHMAAYPYTDGEWSDIFEPNIIGMYNALEAAREQELESFVFISSNHVMGLYELDNAPEIYYPDHDLVVDHTDPVRPDSYYGASKAFGEDLGRYYVEQHEYPKQFYALRVCSVRMPEYDHPYGDAEKGVDDGEFERGSEEYEHTVARMKAMWQSRRDFAHQVECCLDDDDVEFGIFSGVSDNHRRWYDLEHARSRIGYDPQDDGEEWDAPPE
- a CDS encoding MBL fold metallo-hydrolase translates to MTINSDWGEWWAREELYEPSITGVSLWFLGVTGWAIRTPETTIFIDPYFSTERDREYVARMPPVPMEPQWAEACDAVFCTHDHRDHFWPPSFGPLLDHGGSVHAPPECYDNHDVSEIPAEQREVAEPGDTYVIGDLTIRVRDGRDPDADGSVTYVLEHEEGTIFHGGDNRPCEAFRDVGEEFDIDMGMLSYGTSGRIVMDGEVKRRKLYNDAQDVVEAANALEIDRLVPTHWRRWRSIQADPGALSKAATTFEYPRVIEEIEVGDRLRLDRPGIVPPARLDG
- a CDS encoding aldehyde dehydrogenase family protein gives rise to the protein MTETYNNYVGGEWIESTAGETFAVRNPADSDEIVGHFQASTTADAEEAIDAAVAAQDEWANMPSPERGAVLNSTAKRLEARKEEATETLVREEGKTYSEASGEVQRAIDIFYYYAQKTRDIGGTVKSPSGQDKDLYTKREPLGTVGLITPWNYPIAIPAWKLAPALAAGNTAVLKPASAAPNVVRIVFECLDEAGLPDGAANLVTGSGSEVGGPIAGHEDIDGVSFTGSTAVGTSVAQTAAEDLTRVQAEMGGKNPTVVMPSADIEEAAEILGVGAFGTTGQSCTAASRAIVHEDVYDEFVGAIVEYAESIEIGSGMDDPDMGPHVSESELDGTLEYIDIAKDEGAKLVTGGEELTDGEYADGYFVDPTVFADVENDMRIAQEEVFGPVLAVSKVSDFEEGLAVANDVDYGLSASIVTEDLNEAGEFVDRIEAGVAKVNEKTTGLELHVPFGGYKQSSTNTYREQGDAGLDFFTSTKTVYRNY